One genomic segment of Aquipluma nitroreducens includes these proteins:
- a CDS encoding cupin domain-containing protein, which translates to MATILKCDQREFEENANKIDHFRLFTDLSRVKKGVKPQNLNFDLRSLNPEQFSAPYHFHRNSEELFMVVSGSMTLRTPVGLEIVSSGDLVFFEMGETGAHQFFNHTTEPCIYLDVRTFIGFDVCEYPDSGKLLLAPSMEVFDKESQVAYFKGEENIAEKWEQLKNETE; encoded by the coding sequence ATGGCAACTATTTTAAAATGTGACCAAAGGGAATTCGAGGAAAACGCGAACAAAATTGATCATTTCCGCTTATTTACAGATTTGTCAAGGGTGAAAAAAGGAGTAAAACCTCAAAATCTGAACTTCGATCTGAGATCGTTAAATCCGGAACAATTCTCTGCGCCTTACCATTTCCACAGAAATTCAGAGGAATTATTTATGGTGGTTTCGGGTTCTATGACCTTGAGAACTCCAGTTGGGCTTGAAATTGTATCGAGTGGTGATCTTGTTTTTTTTGAAATGGGAGAAACCGGGGCCCATCAGTTTTTTAATCACACGACAGAACCGTGCATTTATCTGGATGTAAGAACATTTATCGGATTTGACGTTTGTGAATACCCCGATTCAGGCAAGTTACTACTAGCGCCTTCCATGGAAGTATTCGACAAAGAATCTCAGGTAGCCTATTTCAAAGGCGAAGAAAACATTGCAGAAAAATGGGAACAACTTAAAAACGAAACAGAATAA
- a CDS encoding nitroreductase family protein, which produces MLKDLILKNRSYRRFYQSEKISPNQLREWIDLARNSASARNAQSMKYILSTKEPLNAKIFEQLAWAGYLTTWKGPEEGERPSAYIILLHDTLLSGNYFCDDGIAMQSILLGATEAGFGGCIIHSVNRNKLREILELTEQYEILYVLALGKPKETVVLEELKGDDIKYWRDENQVHHVPKRALDEIILEVK; this is translated from the coding sequence ATGCTTAAAGACCTTATTTTGAAGAACCGCAGTTACCGCCGTTTTTACCAGTCTGAAAAGATCTCGCCGAATCAGCTTCGTGAATGGATCGATCTGGCACGAAATTCGGCCTCTGCCCGCAACGCCCAATCGATGAAATACATATTGAGTACTAAGGAACCGCTCAATGCTAAAATCTTCGAGCAACTCGCATGGGCTGGCTACCTCACGACCTGGAAAGGCCCCGAGGAAGGTGAACGACCATCGGCTTATATCATATTGTTGCACGATACACTACTTTCAGGAAACTACTTTTGCGACGATGGAATTGCTATGCAAAGCATCCTGCTTGGAGCTACCGAAGCTGGGTTTGGGGGTTGCATCATCCATTCGGTCAATCGCAATAAACTTCGCGAAATTCTGGAGCTTACGGAGCAATACGAAATTTTGTATGTTTTGGCTCTCGGTAAACCTAAAGAAACCGTTGTTCTGGAAGAACTAAAAGGTGACGACATTAAATACTGGCGCGACGAAAATCAGGTTCACCATGTTCCGAAACGAGCGTTGGATGAAATTATTCTGGAAGTAAAATAA
- a CDS encoding alpha/beta hydrolase, whose product MKRIIALLFCVWALIPARAAIVDTIQVYSSSMQKNIKAVIVTPDNYASDKELPVVYLLHGYSGNHLDWINKAKGFEKAADQFNLIVVCPDGGYSSWYWDSPVDPTLKYETFVSSELVKSIDAKYKTIKDRRGRAITGLSMGGHGALYLAFRHQDVFGAAGSMSGGVDIRPFPNNWDMAKRLGTYAEQPERWEKNTVVSQLNLLTPNSLAIIIDCGTEDFFYKVNENLHQQLLYRNIPHDYITRPGGHTWPYWTNAVKFQMLFMSNYFNSAK is encoded by the coding sequence ATGAAACGAATAATTGCTCTTTTGTTTTGTGTTTGGGCGTTGATTCCGGCTCGGGCTGCTATCGTCGATACCATTCAGGTTTATAGTTCTTCGATGCAGAAAAATATTAAGGCAGTGATTGTTACTCCTGATAATTATGCTTCGGACAAGGAGCTACCGGTGGTGTATTTACTCCACGGATACAGCGGTAATCACCTTGATTGGATCAATAAAGCCAAAGGTTTTGAGAAAGCTGCCGATCAGTTTAATCTGATTGTTGTTTGCCCCGATGGTGGTTACAGCAGCTGGTACTGGGACAGTCCGGTTGACCCAACCTTGAAATACGAAACCTTTGTCTCCTCCGAATTGGTCAAATCGATTGACGCAAAGTACAAAACCATTAAAGACCGGAGAGGCCGCGCAATTACTGGGCTTAGCATGGGTGGGCATGGAGCATTGTACCTCGCTTTCCGTCATCAGGATGTGTTTGGAGCTGCCGGAAGCATGAGCGGCGGTGTTGATATTCGTCCGTTTCCAAACAACTGGGACATGGCCAAACGATTGGGAACTTATGCCGAACAGCCCGAGCGCTGGGAGAAGAATACTGTTGTTAGTCAGCTGAATCTGCTGACTCCAAACTCGCTGGCAATTATTATTGATTGCGGAACGGAAGACTTTTTCTATAAAGTGAATGAAAACTTACATCAGCAACTGTTGTACCGCAACATTCCACACGATTATATTACCCGTCCCGGCGGTCACACCTGGCCATACTGGACAAATGCGGTCAAATTTCAAATGCTGTTTATGAGTAATTATTTCAATAGTGCGAAATAA
- a CDS encoding PKD domain-containing protein — protein sequence MSRLKYSIFLIFSFLLLLNSWAQEDRGYKIYQFPANMIPRIDGNTDDWASFPDEYVVGTDQLWDDSKHYLEVDPKNLDVKVKVAWVKGLNRLYFLYEAYDDYWDFSLPGLHNDIFEIVVDGDLSGGPFIVEQHPNPSPNKMETYFAFQGIHAQNYHIFTPAVGKDWALAWGPQNWIKKLPYSNIAYSYNFKPGESGKLIAEFWITPFDYASAEGPERSVESELSDNKKIGLTWAVIDYDDVIDESKKGFWNLSKNHKMYGNSSLGTVFTLMPLAEKFQKSFEAQWSFLVTDMSKREVLFKDESHGKITSWHWDFGDGTISAEQNPLHQYKEAGKYIVILDIEGPKGKSRMSKVWDVAVK from the coding sequence ATGAGTCGTTTAAAATATAGCATATTTCTGATTTTTAGTTTCCTGCTTTTACTGAACAGTTGGGCTCAGGAAGATCGTGGCTACAAAATCTATCAGTTTCCGGCTAACATGATTCCGCGCATTGACGGAAACACGGATGATTGGGCTAGTTTCCCAGATGAATATGTGGTCGGAACCGATCAGCTTTGGGACGATTCGAAGCATTATCTCGAAGTTGATCCCAAAAATCTGGATGTAAAAGTAAAGGTAGCCTGGGTAAAAGGGTTGAATCGGTTGTACTTTCTGTACGAAGCTTACGACGATTACTGGGACTTTTCATTACCTGGCTTGCATAACGATATTTTCGAGATTGTTGTCGATGGCGATCTTTCCGGAGGACCGTTTATTGTTGAGCAGCACCCCAATCCTTCTCCAAATAAAATGGAAACTTACTTTGCATTTCAGGGTATTCATGCGCAAAACTATCACATTTTTACTCCGGCAGTTGGCAAAGACTGGGCGTTGGCTTGGGGCCCGCAAAATTGGATCAAAAAATTGCCCTATTCCAACATTGCCTATTCGTATAATTTCAAGCCTGGCGAGTCTGGGAAATTGATTGCCGAGTTTTGGATTACGCCTTTCGATTATGCAAGTGCTGAAGGTCCGGAGCGATCAGTTGAATCGGAACTCTCGGATAATAAAAAAATCGGACTGACCTGGGCGGTGATCGATTACGACGATGTGATCGATGAATCGAAAAAAGGCTTCTGGAACTTGTCGAAAAATCATAAGATGTATGGCAATTCGAGCCTTGGAACGGTTTTTACCTTGATGCCGCTAGCTGAAAAATTTCAAAAATCGTTCGAAGCGCAATGGTCGTTTCTGGTGACCGATATGTCGAAAAGGGAGGTTTTATTCAAAGACGAAAGCCATGGGAAAATTACCAGCTGGCATTGGGATTTTGGCGATGGAACAATCTCAGCCGAGCAAAACCCTTTACATCAATACAAAGAAGCGGGAAAATACATTGTTATTCTCGACATTGAAGGGCCTAAAGGAAAATCTCGAATGTCGAAAGTTTGGGACGTTGCTGTTAAATAA
- a CDS encoding glycoside hydrolase family 88/105 protein: MIRNILAALMLFPVFAFSQNQLAKPQNDATAPLHLMQPDYVTPYSVPTAVEITKVLDRVYNYLEATTPVQLIDASGADLSDFAKVNAQTKFKQGDFRLISYEWGVTYAGMLLASDATGDQKYADYTFKRLKFLADIRPSFLKLEQQNPEVRDAMYSVNHPHALDDAGAMCAAMIKAEQAKIGTDLNPMIDNFIDFICNKQQRFDDGTLSRNRPLPNSLWLDDLFMSVPALAQMGKYTGQTKYYDDAVKQVLQFSKRMFNYDKGLFMHGWIQEMPEHPQFHWARANGWGVMTMVELLEVLPTDYAGRDQVLDLLKRHIRGLANYQSPFGFWHQLIDKNDSYLETSATAIYTYAIARAINRGYIDEQVYGPMVCLAWNAVASKVTEKGQVEGTCVGTGMGFDPAFYYYRPINVFAAHGYGPVMLAGAEMIELLKKHFPKLNDSAIQFYKQEVKGNGAIFEAK, translated from the coding sequence ATGATCAGAAATATTCTTGCAGCTCTTATGCTGTTCCCGGTTTTTGCATTTTCGCAGAACCAACTTGCAAAACCGCAAAACGATGCGACTGCGCCGTTACATTTAATGCAACCCGATTATGTAACACCTTACAGCGTTCCAACTGCTGTTGAAATTACTAAGGTACTCGACAGGGTTTACAATTACCTCGAAGCTACAACACCAGTCCAACTTATTGATGCATCAGGAGCTGATTTGTCAGACTTTGCCAAAGTAAACGCACAAACGAAATTCAAGCAAGGCGATTTCAGGTTAATTAGTTACGAGTGGGGCGTAACCTATGCTGGAATGTTGCTCGCTTCTGATGCAACCGGAGATCAGAAATATGCTGATTACACATTCAAACGACTGAAATTTTTAGCTGATATTCGCCCTTCATTTCTGAAATTGGAACAGCAAAATCCGGAAGTTAGAGACGCTATGTATTCGGTTAACCATCCACATGCGCTCGACGACGCAGGTGCCATGTGTGCCGCTATGATTAAGGCTGAACAGGCTAAAATCGGTACCGACCTTAATCCAATGATCGATAATTTCATCGATTTCATCTGTAACAAACAACAGCGGTTCGATGATGGAACTTTGTCGCGCAACCGGCCACTGCCCAATTCACTTTGGTTAGACGACCTGTTTATGAGTGTTCCGGCATTGGCTCAAATGGGCAAATACACTGGCCAAACCAAATATTACGACGATGCTGTGAAACAAGTGCTGCAATTTTCGAAACGCATGTTCAATTACGACAAAGGATTGTTTATGCACGGCTGGATTCAGGAAATGCCAGAACATCCGCAATTTCACTGGGCGCGTGCCAACGGATGGGGTGTAATGACCATGGTTGAATTGCTTGAGGTTTTACCAACCGATTATGCGGGTCGCGATCAGGTACTCGATTTGCTGAAACGCCACATTCGTGGTTTGGCAAATTATCAGTCCCCATTTGGCTTTTGGCATCAGCTCATCGACAAAAACGATTCGTATCTCGAAACTTCGGCAACAGCAATTTATACCTACGCCATTGCCCGTGCCATCAATCGTGGCTATATCGACGAGCAGGTTTACGGACCAATGGTTTGCCTGGCCTGGAATGCTGTTGCATCGAAAGTAACCGAAAAAGGGCAGGTTGAAGGGACTTGTGTGGGCACTGGAATGGGATTCGACCCTGCTTTTTACTACTATCGTCCAATTAACGTTTTTGCAGCTCATGGTTATGGACCAGTCATGCTGGCCGGAGCTGAAATGATTGAGTTATTGAAAAAGCATTTCCCAAAACTGAACGACAGTGCTATCCAGTTTTATAAACAAGAAGTTAAAGGTAACGGCGCAATCTTCGAAGCCAAATAA
- a CDS encoding RagB/SusD family nutrient uptake outer membrane protein, whose amino-acid sequence MKKHIIHHARLLAILALTALGVTSCSKSFLDEKLETARDFTYYNTEEGIQQLVVGTYYRVFASPFASEYQFGTTNYGTDEFHVGGDDTNSQWNNYDSRFGSIITTIRTTSQEPWDNAYLGIGLANQLIESATKIESTNDAIKKTALGEGYFMRAFNYLKLVRQYGGVPLKLTPSTTVELEFTRATAEEVLKQVIDDFTQAYNLLSNTGGPNKITKDAAAHFLAKAYLTRASEINDSFNSGTKTADLQKVVSLSDEVITRHPLASNYQALWDYTKPDGTNESLPELILSASFSRDPALKTENNSHIFFTARYDDLPVMQRDLTGMRPYSRLAPTYFTYEAFDHINDSRFWKVFRTKHRVNKAGASGGITYTPGVDLGILYIINSATDTRFAKTINNNDPGILYSKTNKTIPSVYVAHAADGLGLEANPRFPSLSKHYESDRTAINDNRGMRDEILARSAETYLMAAEAKIRLAKAGTGSYADALSYINAVRVRAAYKSGEDRSYYTDGAASFPTSTFVQAANMNSFMTENSYYESNNIPVTTAATDLNIASTSALPAEDEAVIAKLGLASEYDKLLCLILDERTRELCGEWLRWEDLSRTKTLIPRVRAYNKEAKANIKDFHLLRPIPQTFLDGIYKDGQPLSSSEKAAMQNPGY is encoded by the coding sequence ATGAAAAAACATATCATACATCATGCACGCCTGCTTGCAATCCTGGCACTAACAGCATTGGGTGTAACGTCTTGTTCCAAAAGCTTTCTGGATGAGAAGTTGGAAACAGCAAGGGACTTTACCTACTACAATACTGAAGAAGGTATTCAGCAATTAGTCGTTGGAACATATTATCGGGTTTTTGCATCTCCTTTTGCTTCAGAGTATCAATTTGGTACTACCAATTACGGGACTGATGAATTCCATGTAGGTGGTGATGACACCAATAGTCAATGGAACAATTATGACAGTAGGTTCGGTTCTATAATCACTACTATTCGAACTACTTCTCAGGAACCATGGGATAATGCCTATCTGGGTATTGGCTTGGCGAACCAATTGATTGAATCGGCAACAAAGATTGAATCTACAAATGATGCCATCAAAAAAACTGCATTAGGCGAAGGGTACTTTATGCGCGCTTTTAATTATTTAAAATTGGTGCGGCAATATGGCGGTGTTCCCTTAAAATTGACACCAAGCACCACAGTTGAATTAGAGTTTACCCGCGCAACAGCGGAAGAAGTGCTGAAACAGGTAATCGATGATTTTACCCAAGCCTATAATTTGTTGTCGAATACCGGAGGCCCCAATAAAATCACGAAGGATGCAGCAGCACATTTCCTGGCAAAAGCTTATTTAACACGTGCCAGTGAAATTAATGACTCGTTTAATTCAGGAACAAAGACTGCCGATCTGCAAAAAGTGGTAAGTTTATCTGACGAAGTAATTACACGTCATCCGCTCGCCAGCAATTATCAGGCACTTTGGGACTATACCAAGCCAGATGGAACAAATGAATCACTTCCTGAATTAATCTTATCGGCCTCATTCAGCCGCGATCCGGCACTTAAAACTGAGAACAATAGTCATATTTTCTTTACTGCCCGTTATGATGACCTGCCAGTGATGCAACGCGACTTAACAGGGATGCGCCCATACAGCCGTTTGGCTCCTACTTATTTTACTTATGAGGCGTTTGACCACATTAACGATTCCCGCTTCTGGAAAGTATTCAGGACAAAACACCGCGTAAATAAAGCTGGCGCTTCAGGTGGTATTACCTATACACCGGGTGTAGATTTGGGTATTCTCTATATTATTAACTCAGCTACCGATACTCGTTTCGCTAAAACAATAAATAATAATGATCCTGGTATTTTGTACAGCAAGACAAATAAGACAATACCTTCGGTATATGTGGCACACGCTGCAGACGGTTTGGGCTTAGAAGCAAACCCACGTTTCCCTTCATTGTCCAAACATTATGAATCAGACAGGACAGCCATCAACGACAACAGAGGTATGCGCGATGAAATTTTAGCACGTTCTGCTGAGACCTATTTAATGGCTGCCGAAGCAAAAATTCGCTTAGCCAAAGCAGGTACAGGTTCTTATGCCGATGCGTTGTCTTACATCAATGCAGTTCGCGTCAGAGCGGCTTACAAAAGTGGTGAAGATCGCTCGTACTATACAGATGGTGCCGCATCTTTTCCTACTTCTACATTTGTTCAGGCCGCTAATATGAACTCATTTATGACAGAAAATTCGTATTATGAGTCAAATAACATTCCGGTAACAACAGCTGCTACAGATTTGAATATTGCAAGCACTTCTGCATTGCCGGCTGAAGATGAAGCCGTAATTGCTAAATTAGGTTTAGCAAGCGAATATGATAAATTGTTGTGCCTGATATTGGATGAGCGTACCAGGGAACTTTGTGGCGAATGGCTCCGTTGGGAAGATTTAAGCCGAACCAAAACATTGATTCCAAGAGTTAGAGCTTACAACAAAGAAGCAAAAGCAAACATTAAGGATTTTCACCTTTTGCGACCAATTCCGCAGACATTCCTTGATGGTATCTATAAAGATGGACAGCCTCTGTCTTCCAGTGAAAAAGCTGCTATGCAGAACCCTGGCTATTAG
- a CDS encoding TonB-dependent receptor, with translation MKKKCNHLLWDDGIHRSWRKILIVMKLTAILSLLLMTQAFALKSYSQKTLINLKMSNVTIKEVLREIEDNSNFYFLYNNDLIDVNSTVSIEAKNEKVQDVLSQLFADKNINFLVKDRQIVLSPLLAGSSIDQKAKSVSGKVTDQSGGSLPGVSVVVKGTTNGTITDMDGKFSLSNIPENGKLQFSFVGMKMQEISVEGKTSINVTLEDETIGIEEVVAVGYGVQKKSDVTGSLVRVGAEEIKSRPVTNAVQAIQGRAAGVDITSNERPGSVGDITIRGVRSLTASNSPLYVVDGIPMVTGTVGVSGSNDDKGVPSNKVTLGGIDNMNPNDIESIDILKDASATAIYGSRGANGVVLITTKKGKAGKLTLNFDSSVTTEKMHEFSPLFSAGDYVEYRRWAEYNAYPTTFVRGDQPTQANDAKIFTGDDTAMANINKGWAGGTWDGSKLTTTNWTDYVTRTGVTTQNTLSASGGTDKMKAYGSFGYTDSKGVVKGQGFKRYNANVSVDLTPLKWFSFGGNLNSSYSIQEYGQSTAGNVGVSAQSSLYQSAYGIFTFAQPFDANGNRIDYPGGDIAVKTIIDEDKYSQDQRVTFRTFGSLYAQLDFGALLPVLKGLRFRSNFGPDIQTWRDGIFEDGKSVIRSGSAYASLDKRQRVSYTLDHLLYYDTKFGKHGVGLTLLQSQTQFETESSLMTADNVPFASQKWNALGAVSSLKSWSSGITKQSLLSYMARVNYSYTDKYLLTVSGRYDGASVLADGNKWSFFPSAALGWRMDQENFMKNINWVTQLKLRLGFGVTGNAAIDPYSTKGRLEAMFYPYGSTSTAGQLNVTTMANQELGWEKTSQYNVGIDYSIFKSRIYGSLDVYTSRTSDLLLKKSIPTVTGFLDTYANIGETKSKGADLTVNTINIKTKDFEWSTSINASYQDNEIVSLANGKQDDLNNTWFIGQSQSVVYGYESAGIWQESDAAEMAKFNANGHTFSAGNVRPKDLNGDYKIDANNDRKIIGSTIPKYILGITNTFSYKGFELSALLYGRMGYIYSTGGEGMVGRYQQRAVNYWTDTNTNSEYQKPIYSAGYGDQYYASLGYKHGSFLKIRNISLGYNFSDRIASKLKVSKLRLYVQATNPGFIFSQVSFIDLDTKYHASNRGFVTGLSVQF, from the coding sequence ATGAAAAAAAAATGTAATCACCTCCTTTGGGATGATGGTATTCATCGTTCGTGGAGAAAAATTCTAATTGTTATGAAGCTAACAGCTATTCTAAGCCTTCTGTTGATGACTCAGGCTTTTGCCCTTAAATCGTATTCGCAAAAGACGCTGATAAACCTGAAGATGTCGAATGTGACTATTAAAGAGGTCTTAAGGGAGATTGAGGATAATAGCAATTTCTATTTCCTCTATAACAACGACCTTATTGATGTTAACAGCACCGTAAGCATTGAGGCAAAAAATGAGAAAGTTCAGGATGTACTTTCTCAACTATTTGCAGATAAAAACATTAACTTCCTGGTTAAAGATCGTCAAATTGTATTATCGCCTTTGCTGGCAGGTTCAAGTATAGATCAGAAAGCAAAATCGGTGTCTGGTAAAGTCACCGATCAGTCTGGTGGTTCGCTTCCTGGAGTGTCTGTGGTTGTAAAAGGTACAACCAATGGTACTATTACCGATATGGATGGTAAGTTTTCGCTTTCAAACATTCCTGAAAATGGCAAACTCCAATTTTCTTTTGTAGGGATGAAAATGCAGGAAATTTCGGTTGAAGGTAAAACTTCAATAAATGTTACCTTAGAAGATGAAACCATTGGCATTGAAGAAGTTGTCGCCGTTGGATACGGTGTTCAGAAAAAATCAGACGTTACAGGATCTCTGGTGCGGGTTGGCGCTGAAGAAATTAAATCACGCCCGGTAACCAACGCCGTTCAGGCGATTCAAGGTAGAGCCGCCGGGGTTGATATCACATCAAATGAACGTCCTGGTTCAGTTGGCGATATTACTATTCGTGGTGTTCGTTCACTAACTGCATCAAACTCACCGCTTTATGTTGTTGACGGAATCCCAATGGTAACTGGAACTGTTGGTGTAAGCGGATCTAACGATGATAAGGGTGTTCCTTCAAATAAAGTGACTCTTGGCGGTATTGACAACATGAATCCGAATGACATTGAGTCTATTGATATATTAAAGGATGCCTCGGCTACGGCCATTTATGGTTCACGTGGAGCCAACGGGGTTGTTTTGATTACTACCAAAAAGGGGAAAGCCGGAAAGCTTACCTTGAATTTTGACAGCTCTGTGACTACAGAAAAAATGCATGAATTTTCACCGCTGTTTAGTGCAGGTGATTATGTGGAATATCGTCGTTGGGCCGAATACAATGCCTATCCAACTACTTTTGTAAGGGGTGATCAGCCAACACAGGCCAATGATGCTAAAATTTTTACCGGAGATGACACTGCCATGGCTAATATCAATAAAGGCTGGGCAGGCGGCACCTGGGATGGATCGAAGTTAACTACTACAAATTGGACAGATTATGTAACCCGCACCGGTGTCACCACACAAAACACATTGAGTGCAAGTGGCGGTACCGACAAAATGAAAGCATACGGCTCCTTTGGATATACCGACAGTAAAGGTGTGGTAAAAGGACAAGGCTTTAAACGTTACAATGCGAATGTAAGTGTAGATCTAACGCCTTTAAAATGGTTCTCATTTGGTGGAAACCTGAATAGTTCATACAGTATCCAGGAATATGGACAATCAACTGCCGGTAACGTTGGTGTGTCCGCTCAATCGTCCTTGTACCAAAGCGCATATGGCATTTTTACATTCGCACAACCGTTTGATGCGAATGGTAACCGGATTGATTATCCGGGTGGCGATATTGCCGTTAAAACCATTATTGACGAAGATAAGTATTCACAGGATCAGCGCGTTACTTTCCGGACCTTTGGAAGTTTGTACGCCCAACTGGATTTTGGAGCTTTGTTACCAGTATTAAAAGGTTTAAGATTCCGATCCAATTTTGGTCCTGATATCCAAACCTGGCGCGATGGCATCTTCGAAGATGGTAAATCTGTTATCCGAAGTGGTTCAGCCTATGCTTCATTAGATAAAAGACAACGTGTTTCTTACACACTTGACCATTTGCTGTATTATGATACAAAATTTGGGAAACATGGTGTTGGTTTGACTTTACTACAAAGTCAAACGCAATTTGAAACAGAATCCAGTTTAATGACAGCTGATAATGTGCCATTTGCAAGCCAGAAATGGAATGCTTTGGGTGCAGTTAGTTCTCTAAAAAGTTGGAGTTCAGGGATCACTAAACAATCGTTACTTTCATACATGGCTCGCGTAAATTACAGTTATACTGATAAATATCTGTTAACTGTTTCAGGCCGTTATGATGGAGCCTCAGTATTGGCAGACGGTAATAAATGGTCATTCTTCCCAAGTGCTGCTTTAGGCTGGCGCATGGATCAGGAAAATTTCATGAAAAATATAAACTGGGTGACTCAATTAAAATTACGCCTTGGTTTTGGGGTTACCGGTAACGCTGCTATTGACCCATATTCAACCAAAGGAAGACTTGAAGCCATGTTTTATCCATATGGATCCACCTCTACAGCCGGTCAGTTAAATGTTACAACCATGGCCAATCAGGAGTTGGGTTGGGAAAAAACATCGCAATACAATGTCGGTATTGATTATTCGATTTTCAAATCAAGAATTTACGGAAGTTTAGATGTTTACACTTCACGTACCAGCGATTTGTTACTTAAAAAATCAATTCCTACTGTTACTGGCTTTTTAGATACCTATGCCAACATCGGTGAAACCAAATCGAAGGGTGCTGATTTGACAGTAAATACAATAAACATAAAGACTAAGGACTTTGAATGGTCAACAAGCATAAACGCTTCGTACCAGGATAACGAGATTGTTTCGCTGGCAAACGGTAAGCAAGACGATTTGAATAATACATGGTTTATTGGCCAATCGCAAAGTGTAGTCTATGGCTATGAAAGTGCTGGAATATGGCAGGAATCTGATGCCGCAGAAATGGCCAAATTCAATGCCAATGGGCATACTTTTTCAGCAGGAAATGTGAGACCTAAAGATTTGAATGGTGATTATAAAATTGATGCAAACAACGACCGAAAGATTATTGGTAGTACAATTCCGAAATATATCTTAGGTATAACAAATACTTTTAGCTACAAGGGTTTTGAGTTGTCGGCATTATTATATGGCCGTATGGGATATATTTATAGCACCGGAGGAGAAGGTATGGTTGGACGATATCAACAACGGGCGGTGAATTATTGGACTGATACTAACACTAATTCCGAATATCAAAAACCAATTTATTCTGCCGGTTATGGTGATCAGTATTATGCCTCACTAGGTTATAAACACGGATCATTTTTAAAGATTCGAAATATCTCGCTGGGTTATAATTTCTCTGATCGAATTGCGAGTAAACTGAAAGTATCCAAATTGCGGTTGTATGTTCAGGCAACAAACCCCGGCTTTATTTTCAGCCAAGTATCCTTTATCGATTTGGACACAAAATATCATGCTTCGAACAGGGGTTTTGTAACAGGTCTTAGCGTCCAATTTTAA
- a CDS encoding FecR family protein has protein sequence METHDHIPDFLMAYFHGEANEEQKKLAIEWLKSPENDKVFQQLRKIDSMTADLNLLQQFDLKDGKQQVLKKYRNRKAFAISVWIQRIAAVLFIPVLLGGIWYYVQQNELRKELKVLMVTQEIVTQPGTKTHLFLPDSTEVWLNAASSLKFPSVFVGNERRIALDGEAIFKVFKNKKKPFIVSTASMDVEAVGTEFNVSAYSGDLKFSTTLAEGKVKITDRVKSEEVMFLDPGAQLNYDKKNKTYQAETVRVQDVIAWRDGVLIFNETPFYEVAAKLGRWFNADIQINDQSIANHRFTGKFTSESLDQVMELLTLTTPIAYSSSKRKILDNQNFSKQEIKIWKNPNVKINEKIK, from the coding sequence ATGGAAACACACGATCACATACCTGATTTCTTGATGGCCTACTTTCATGGAGAAGCCAATGAAGAGCAAAAAAAGTTGGCTATTGAATGGCTTAAAAGTCCTGAAAACGATAAAGTATTTCAGCAATTAAGGAAGATTGACAGCATGACCGCAGATTTAAATTTATTGCAACAGTTTGATCTTAAGGATGGAAAGCAACAAGTACTAAAAAAATACAGAAATAGAAAAGCATTTGCCATATCGGTTTGGATACAACGCATTGCCGCCGTACTTTTTATCCCGGTGCTATTGGGCGGTATTTGGTATTATGTACAGCAAAATGAACTCAGGAAAGAATTGAAAGTCTTAATGGTCACTCAGGAAATTGTGACCCAGCCCGGAACTAAAACGCACCTTTTTCTTCCGGATAGCACTGAAGTATGGTTGAACGCAGCCAGTAGTTTGAAATTCCCATCAGTATTTGTCGGAAACGAACGCCGGATAGCCCTTGATGGTGAAGCTATTTTTAAGGTATTTAAAAACAAAAAAAAGCCATTCATCGTAAGTACAGCGAGTATGGACGTTGAAGCTGTTGGAACTGAATTTAATGTTTCTGCTTATTCAGGCGACCTAAAATTCTCGACAACTCTTGCAGAAGGCAAAGTGAAAATCACTGATCGCGTAAAGTCTGAAGAGGTGATGTTTCTTGATCCGGGGGCTCAGTTGAATTACGACAAAAAAAATAAGACTTATCAAGCTGAAACAGTTAGAGTGCAGGATGTTATTGCATGGAGAGACGGAGTGCTGATTTTTAATGAAACGCCATTCTATGAAGTTGCAGCCAAACTTGGCAGGTGGTTTAATGCCGATATTCAAATAAACGATCAATCCATTGCAAATCATAGATTTACAGGAAAGTTTACCAGCGAAAGTCTTGATCAGGTGATGGAATTGCTGACCTTGACAACTCCAATCGCATACTCTAGTAGCAAACGAAAAATTTTAGACAACCAAAATTTTTCGAAACAAGAAATAAAAATATGGAAGAATCCTAATGTGAAAATCAATGAAAAAATAAAATGA